Part of the Planifilum fimeticola genome, GGATCCATCCGTACCAGCCGGAGGAGACGGTTCAGGGCGCCCTTCAGTTGTTGTATGAACTGCAGCAATACTTGGCGGAGATCACCGGGATGGACCGGGTTACCCTGCAGCCCGCCGCCGGAGCCCAGGGCGAGTGGACCGGTTTGATGATGATCCGGGCCTATCACGAAAGCCGCGGCGACACGGGCAGGAACAAGGTGATCGTCCCGGACTCGGCCCATGGAACCAACCCGGCCAGCGCCACCGTCGCCGGGTTCAAGACCGTCACCGTCCCCTCCGATGAAAAGGGGCTTGTCGATGTGGAAGCGCTGCGGGCGGCGGTGGGGGATGATACGGCGGCCCTCATGCTGACCAACCCCAACACCCTGGGGCTGTTTGAAAAGGAAATCCAGGAGATCGCCGATATCGTGCACCAGGCCGGAGGACTCCTCTATTACGACGGAGCCAACGCCAACGCCATTCTGGGCATCGCCCGCCCCGGGGACATGGGCTTTGACGTGGTCCACCTCAACCTGCACAAAACCTTCACCACCCCCCACGGAGGCGGCGGCCCCGGCGCAGGGCCGGTGGGCGTCAAGAAGGAACTGGCCCCGTTCTTGCCCGTTCCCGTCGTGGAAAAGGGAGAAGAGGGTTTTTATCTGAAGGAAGACCTGCCCCATTCCATCGGAAGGGTGAAGGGGTTCTACGGCAATTTCGGCATCTTGGTCAGGGCCTATGCCTACATCCGCACGATGGGGCCGGACGGTCTGCGCCGGGTTTCGGAAAACGCCGTCCTCAACGCCAACTATGTGATGCGGAAGTTGGCGCCGTACTTTGACCTGCCGTATCCGCAACACTGCAAGCATGAGTTTGTGCTTTCGGGCAAGCGTCAGAAGAAACTGGGCGTGCGGACCCTGGACATGGCCAAGCGGCTTCTGGATTTCGGTTTCCATCCGCCGACGATCTATTTCCCGCTGATTGTCGATGAATGTATGATGATCGAGCCCACGGAGACGGAAAGCAAGGAAACCCTCGATCAGTTCATCGACGCGATGATCCAGATCGCCCGGGAAGCGGAGGAAAACCCGGAACGGGTCCAGGATGCCCCCACTGCCACGGTGGTGAAGCGCCTCGACGAGGTGACCGCCGCCCGGAAGCCGGTGCTGCGTTGGGAGAAGAGCGAAAAAGCGCAGTGACCTTGTATACGGATCGAAACACCGGACCCCAACCGTTTTCGGTTGGGGTCCGGCGTTTGAAAGGCTATTCGTCATGTGTTTCCTGCTGACTGGAGTAGAGGCGGAACATCGCGACCCTCCTCGGCTCGGAAGTGGTCATCAGTCCCACCCTCCCCCAGATGTGCGGGATGCTTGGGCTGACTTCTGCGGAAGTTTCACGGATCTTTGCAGCACAGTTTAGTCAGGAAATAGTTGAAAGTGACGGCGTGTTGCTGTTCATCCAGAGCGGCGCGCCTGAAGGCCCGACGGA contains:
- the gcvPB gene encoding aminomethyl-transferring glycine dehydrogenase subunit GcvPB; amino-acid sequence: MNPGKKLIFELSKPGRVAYSLPEPDVPAVEPEEVLPGELLRDAPPELPEVSEPDLIRHYIELSRRNYGVDNGFYPLGSCTMKYNPKVHEDVARLPGFARIHPYQPEETVQGALQLLYELQQYLAEITGMDRVTLQPAAGAQGEWTGLMMIRAYHESRGDTGRNKVIVPDSAHGTNPASATVAGFKTVTVPSDEKGLVDVEALRAAVGDDTAALMLTNPNTLGLFEKEIQEIADIVHQAGGLLYYDGANANAILGIARPGDMGFDVVHLNLHKTFTTPHGGGGPGAGPVGVKKELAPFLPVPVVEKGEEGFYLKEDLPHSIGRVKGFYGNFGILVRAYAYIRTMGPDGLRRVSENAVLNANYVMRKLAPYFDLPYPQHCKHEFVLSGKRQKKLGVRTLDMAKRLLDFGFHPPTIYFPLIVDECMMIEPTETESKETLDQFIDAMIQIAREAEENPERVQDAPTATVVKRLDEVTAARKPVLRWEKSEKAQ